One region of Glutamicibacter sp. B1 genomic DNA includes:
- a CDS encoding helix-turn-helix transcriptional regulator, whose product MSTKQSTGPSKAERLTSLIYALATKSRKFNADLIGEYLVPDGSADTREKALDRLKDDIRNDFGLQLIKETIDGVPFYSIDTTDWFLPPVTFSPSEAGVVALAASLWKDTKLQSLGLNAAARVTGHGDTESNVAPLAGSLVPRLSMDEPNFRDCALAVFNRKAVKFVYVSSQGTKTERIVDVWGIGQRYGNWYFTGHDHTRKDSRVFRLSRVQGNFGTYRHTGASSTYHPRPENFQMNQVLLDFDLKHPGYVATIMLHRDEAIPLRAQSLNGNNTSSELQIGYSDPHSFAAELAGYGPAVQVLAPTDLAEQVHRILSDAKAAQIAQETLDDYPQVKFRPNRATGRGTTTTQVMRNIDMIQYVVAQGVVKIQELAERYSMSVSKIREELAMIMMCGVPNGQHDELINVNDGDLESDTVTISNAALLAEPQKLAPLEAVAILGGLNALASIPEFEHQEILNSALEKVNSAVARFEGWNGALGFALSKARENDIPRQLVTAAKQHNVVRIDYYSASSRTHQLRDVEPVRMIEDGSIQYLRAWCRKREDMLTFRVDRILSAQILDELYVPSAKHEDQQDVQIRYEASSDDLEVVLYVDTEILPIVEAFHPTSWSTGKIGRGYLATVRFSDHQVAAPLVARHSGKLAVVSPDATREQVVRWLDDAIRMYED is encoded by the coding sequence GTGAGCACAAAGCAATCCACTGGTCCAAGCAAGGCTGAACGCCTAACCAGCCTCATCTATGCCTTGGCAACCAAATCACGGAAATTTAATGCCGACCTGATCGGGGAATATCTCGTTCCCGATGGTTCTGCAGATACCCGCGAAAAAGCGCTTGATCGCCTTAAGGACGATATCCGCAATGACTTCGGACTTCAGCTGATCAAGGAAACCATCGACGGCGTACCTTTTTACAGCATTGATACCACCGACTGGTTCCTTCCACCGGTAACATTCAGCCCGTCTGAAGCTGGTGTCGTCGCCTTGGCAGCCAGCTTGTGGAAAGACACCAAGCTGCAGTCCTTGGGACTCAACGCAGCCGCTCGCGTGACCGGGCACGGTGATACTGAATCGAATGTGGCACCGCTAGCTGGGTCACTGGTTCCACGCCTCTCCATGGATGAACCGAACTTCCGTGACTGTGCGCTAGCAGTCTTTAACCGAAAAGCAGTGAAGTTCGTCTACGTTTCCTCACAAGGGACAAAAACCGAACGCATTGTCGACGTGTGGGGAATAGGCCAGCGTTACGGCAACTGGTATTTCACCGGCCATGACCACACCCGCAAGGACTCACGAGTCTTCCGACTTTCGCGAGTTCAAGGAAATTTTGGCACCTACCGACACACTGGTGCCAGCAGCACCTATCATCCGCGCCCCGAAAATTTCCAGATGAACCAGGTGCTCCTGGACTTTGACCTCAAGCACCCAGGCTATGTCGCCACCATCATGCTCCACCGTGACGAAGCAATTCCATTGCGGGCGCAATCACTGAATGGTAATAACACGAGTTCTGAGCTTCAAATCGGTTATTCAGATCCGCATTCGTTTGCCGCGGAGCTCGCCGGTTATGGACCAGCGGTGCAGGTATTGGCGCCAACTGATTTAGCCGAACAGGTTCATCGCATATTGTCTGATGCAAAAGCCGCACAGATTGCACAGGAGACCCTGGACGACTACCCGCAGGTGAAGTTCCGTCCCAATCGTGCCACCGGGCGAGGCACAACGACGACGCAAGTGATGCGCAATATTGACATGATTCAGTATGTCGTCGCCCAAGGTGTCGTGAAGATCCAAGAACTCGCAGAGCGCTATTCCATGAGCGTGTCAAAGATCCGTGAAGAATTAGCGATGATCATGATGTGCGGTGTTCCTAACGGCCAGCACGATGAACTGATCAACGTTAATGATGGTGACCTTGAATCTGACACAGTCACCATTTCCAACGCGGCGCTTTTGGCTGAACCTCAAAAACTTGCGCCATTAGAAGCCGTCGCCATCCTGGGAGGATTGAACGCTTTAGCAAGCATCCCAGAATTTGAGCATCAAGAAATCCTGAATTCTGCCTTAGAGAAGGTGAACTCAGCTGTCGCTCGATTCGAAGGATGGAACGGCGCTCTAGGTTTCGCACTCTCGAAGGCACGCGAAAACGATATTCCACGACAACTAGTTACGGCTGCGAAGCAGCACAATGTCGTGCGCATTGATTACTACTCTGCCAGTTCTCGTACGCATCAGCTGCGGGACGTTGAACCCGTGAGAATGATTGAAGATGGTTCAATTCAATACCTACGGGCTTGGTGTCGAAAACGTGAAGACATGTTGACTTTCCGTGTAGATCGCATTTTAAGCGCGCAAATTTTAGATGAACTGTACGTTCCATCGGCAAAGCATGAAGACCAACAAGATGTTCAGATCCGATACGAGGCAAGCTCGGATGATCTTGAGGTAGTTCTCTATGTAGACACAGAAATTTTGCCTATCGTAGAAGCATTCCATCCGACCTCTTGGTCGACAGGAAAAATTGGTCGAGGTTACTTGGCGACGGTACGATTCTCGGATCACCAAGTTGCTGCACCTTTGGTGGCGCGGCATAGCGGTAAACTGGCTGTGGTTAGTCCTGACGCTACGCGCGAACAAGTAGTGCGGTGGTTGGACGATGCTATTCGAATGTATGAGGATTAG
- the tatC gene encoding twin-arginine translocase subunit TatC, whose translation MATNKDKTPRNKKKRVKDDEGRMSLKEHLIEARNRLFKSLIALTLGTVAGFFIYDWLLELIIDPVQAAGGSVNFTAVMSPFDIMIKVALFVGILVSSPVWLYQLWAFIVPGLKKNERRLSYTFVAISVPLFIGGVAMAYFVLPFALKFFISLAPENSENLININEYLPFIIRLLLAFGLAMLVPVLMVGLNLVGVLPAKVILKNWRITVFLIAVVAAMAAPGGDAITMFALAGPLFLTFAAATIFCYFNDKKRVKKQAAQDAENERLAQGESSTIATPEPIDEPNSQI comes from the coding sequence GTGGCAACAAATAAAGATAAGACTCCGCGCAATAAGAAGAAGCGGGTCAAAGACGACGAAGGTCGGATGTCTCTTAAAGAGCATCTGATTGAAGCTCGAAACCGACTTTTCAAATCGCTGATCGCGTTGACCTTGGGAACTGTCGCAGGGTTTTTCATCTACGACTGGTTACTTGAACTGATCATTGATCCAGTTCAAGCTGCCGGTGGGTCGGTGAACTTCACGGCAGTGATGTCGCCTTTCGACATCATGATCAAAGTTGCGCTATTCGTTGGAATACTCGTTTCTTCTCCCGTATGGCTCTATCAGTTGTGGGCGTTTATTGTCCCAGGGCTGAAAAAGAACGAACGTCGCCTTAGCTATACTTTCGTCGCCATCTCGGTGCCGCTATTTATTGGTGGCGTCGCTATGGCTTACTTTGTGTTGCCATTTGCCCTCAAGTTCTTTATCAGTCTGGCTCCAGAAAACTCCGAAAATCTCATTAATATCAATGAGTACCTGCCATTTATCATCCGATTGCTTCTCGCGTTCGGCTTGGCGATGTTGGTACCGGTACTGATGGTGGGACTGAACCTGGTCGGAGTTCTACCTGCCAAGGTTATTCTGAAGAACTGGCGAATTACCGTATTCCTCATTGCTGTTGTTGCTGCCATGGCTGCCCCTGGCGGTGACGCCATCACCATGTTCGCTCTCGCTGGTCCATTGTTCTTGACCTTCGCGGCAGCAACGATTTTCTGCTACTTCAACGACAAGAAACGTGTAAAGAAGCAGGCGGCACAGGACGCTGAAAATGAGCGTCTAGCACAGGGGGAGTCGAGCACGATCGCCACTCCTGAGCCCATCGACGAACCAAACTCACAGATATAA
- the tatA gene encoding Sec-independent protein translocase subunit TatA: protein MGGLQGWHLVIIIVLALLLFGAPKLPGLARSMGQSLRIFKSEVRQMKDDDPKSETVDGTVNDPNPNEKNNS, encoded by the coding sequence ATGGGTGGTTTACAGGGATGGCATCTGGTCATCATTATCGTTTTGGCACTGTTGCTCTTCGGCGCTCCAAAGCTTCCAGGCTTAGCACGCTCGATGGGTCAGTCGTTGCGCATTTTTAAGTCTGAAGTTCGCCAGATGAAGGATGACGATCCAAAGTCGGAGACTGTCGACGGCACAGTCAACGATCCAAATCCTAATGAAAAGAACAACTCCTAA